Proteins from a genomic interval of Crassostrea angulata isolate pt1a10 chromosome 7, ASM2561291v2, whole genome shotgun sequence:
- the LOC128192831 gene encoding mesotocin receptor-like, with translation MEYEEYYYELEYYNWTYWRGNWTQEEEKPDLIHNLVFDVVLLILTLVGNSTVLVVIINVAQRSRMSFYFINLAVADLLCGIFYIVPRIVRHCNDGRFYGGDTLCKLQEYLANVGIFGSITVMVALSLDRLHLLLRPFGSQRMRGKYPILQCLSCWVTAFVVSIMGPVVFEYDDEYKDCYVDLDETEYKIYFHTIFVVVFIIPTMILMICYSVIAVIICKVSRRDTGIESTEIPSSNRRQLSLLSSRRNSHSSGSEQREPTLSKSQTKTIKMTFLIVVAYFCCWAPYMIVTLLVIHGLIYISTPVNIFINGLLPLNSVVNPLIYVAFSSRLLKKFRKKINRRLCTTRMT, from the exons ATGGAATATGAAGAGTACTACTATGAGTTGGAGTATTACAATTGGACATATTGGAGGGGGAATTGGACACAAGAAGAGGAAAAGCCTGACTTA ATACATAACTTGGTGTTTGATGTGGTCCTTTTGATCCTTACTCTGGTGGGAAACAGTACTGTTCTTGTAGTGATTATCAATGTAGCTCAAAGGTCAAGGATGagtttttactttataaatctAGCAGTTGCAG ATTTACTCTGTGGAATATTTTATATTGTGCCACGCATTGTGAGACACTGTAATGATGGACGTTTTTATGGAGGGGACACACTTTGTAAACTACAAGAATATTTAGCG AATGTTGGTATTTTTGGATCCATCACAGTTATGGTTGCCTTGAGCTTGGACCGTTTGCACCTACTTCTAAGACCTTTTGGAAGCCAGCGAATGAGAG GGAAATATCCAATTCTGCAATGCTTGTCATGTTGGGTGACTGCATTTGTTGTGTCCATAATGGGACCTGTTGTATTTGAATACGATGATGAGTACAAAGACTGTTACGTAGATCTCGATGAAACTGAATACAAg ATTTACTTCCATACGATCTTCGTTGTCGTCTTCATCATCCCAACGATGATCCTGATGATCTGTTATTCTGTAATTGCCGTCATAATCTGTAAGGTGTCAAGGAGAGACACAG GAATTGAATCAACTGAAATACCATCTTCCAATAGACGTCAATTATCTTTGCTAAGTTCAAGAAGAAATAGTCATTCCTCGGGTTCAGAACAAAGAGAACCAACGTTGTCGAAATCTCAGACGAAGACCATCAAGATGACTTTCCTGATAGTTGTAG cataTTTTTGTTGCTGGGCCCCATATATGATCGTCACCCTACTAGTTATTCATGGCCTAATATATATCTCAACTCCAGTCAACATTTTTATCAATGGTCTACTGCCTTTGAACTCAGTTGTTAATCCACTCATCTATGTAGCATTCAGTTCACGATTACTCAAGAAATTCAG gaagaaaataaacaGACGTCTTTGCACCACGAGAATGACATGA